In Methanocaldococcus sp. FS406-22, the genomic stretch AGTAGAGCCTCTTATAGTCTAAGATACATCATCTATTTTATTATTTTTAAATCTTACTATATATAAAAGGCATTGGTGAATATAATGGAACATAGACATGTCATTTCCGCATTAGTTTTAAATAAACCAGGAGTATTGCAGAGAATTTCCGGATTATTTACAAGGAGAGGATTTAATATTTCGAGTATAACAGTTGGGATAACAGAGAATTCACAAATTTCAAGGGTTACGATAGTTGTTAATGGAGATGATAAGATATTAGAGCAAGTTATCAAACAACTCAACAAATTAATAGATGTTATAAAAGTTAGTGAGTTGGATGAGAAAAAGTCTGTTCAAAGAGAACTCTGCCTAATAAAGATATACGCACCAACAGAGAGTGCGAAATCTCAAGTTATCCAATATACAAGCATATTTAGAGGAAATGTTGTTGATTTGAGTCCCGAATCATTGATTGTTGAAATAACAGGTAGTGAAGATAAAATAAATGCTTTTATTGATTTAGTTAAACCACTGGGGATTAAAGAAATGGCGAGGACTGGGATAACTGCATTAGCAAGGGGGCCAAAAATCTTAAAACCAAAAAGCTAAATGTTTAAGGTGAGAAAACATGAACGATGATGTTAAAATGAAGTGTGGTTTAGAAATACACGTCCAAATTGATACAAAATCAAAATTATTTTGTAATTGCTCAACAAACTATTTAGATGCTGAACCAAACACAAATGTCTGTCCTGTTTGCTTAGGTTTGCCTGGAGCTAAGCCTCTTCCTCCAAACAAAAAGGCGATAGAAGTTGCTATAATGGTAGCAAAGATGCTTGGATGTAAGATAGTTGTTGATAAAGATATTTACTTCCAAAGAAAGCATTATGATTATCCAGATTTGCCAAGTGGTTATCAGAGAACCTCAACTCCTATAGGTGTAGATGGAGAGTTTATGGGTATTGGAATACATGAAGTTCATTTAGAAGAAGACCCTGGACAGTACAATCCAAGCTTGGGAATTGTTGATTATAACAGAAGCGGAACTCCATTAATTGAAATTGTTACAAAGCCAGATATAAAAAGTCCAGAAGAAGCAAGGGAATTTTTAAAGCAACTAATGACCTTGTTTAGATACCTCGGGTGTTTAAGAGGAGAAGGAACGATGAGAGCTGATGTAAATATTTCCATAGAGTACATGGGTGTTCAGGGGAATAGGGTTGAGGTTAAAAACATAAACTCAATTAAAGGGGTTTATAAGGTTTTAAAGTATGAAGTAATTAGACAGAAGAATATTATTAAAAGAGGAGGGGAGGTTAAGAGGGAAACAAGAGCATTCTTAGAGAGCCAGATGATAACAAAAGCTATGAGAAGTAAAGAAACAGCAGAAGATTACAGATATATTCCAGATCCTGACATTCAGCCAATTGTCATCTCTGAAGAGTGGGTTAAAGAGATTGTGGAAAAGATGCCAGAAACACCATTAGCTAAGAAGAAGAGATTTGTTGAAGAGTATGGTATAGATGAAGAGGATGCTAAAGTTTTAGTTTCTGATTTAGACATGGCTGAGATGTTTGAGGAGGTTGTTAAATCTTTAGGAGTTAATAAGGAGAATGTTGATTTAGCTGTAACTTGGATTAGAAACGAGTTGAGAAGGTCTTTACAGTATCACAAAGTAGATTTGTATGAGAGTGGAGTTAAGGCAGAGCATATAGTTGAGCTTATAAAACTGATTAAAGAGGGAGTTATATCCCAAAAGATAGCTAAAGAGATTGT encodes the following:
- the ilvN gene encoding acetolactate synthase small subunit, with amino-acid sequence MEHRHVISALVLNKPGVLQRISGLFTRRGFNISSITVGITENSQISRVTIVVNGDDKILEQVIKQLNKLIDVIKVSELDEKKSVQRELCLIKIYAPTESAKSQVIQYTSIFRGNVVDLSPESLIVEITGSEDKINAFIDLVKPLGIKEMARTGITALARGPKILKPKS
- the gatB gene encoding Asp-tRNA(Asn)/Glu-tRNA(Gln) amidotransferase subunit GatB encodes the protein MNDDVKMKCGLEIHVQIDTKSKLFCNCSTNYLDAEPNTNVCPVCLGLPGAKPLPPNKKAIEVAIMVAKMLGCKIVVDKDIYFQRKHYDYPDLPSGYQRTSTPIGVDGEFMGIGIHEVHLEEDPGQYNPSLGIVDYNRSGTPLIEIVTKPDIKSPEEAREFLKQLMTLFRYLGCLRGEGTMRADVNISIEYMGVQGNRVEVKNINSIKGVYKVLKYEVIRQKNIIKRGGEVKRETRAFLESQMITKAMRSKETAEDYRYIPDPDIQPIVISEEWVKEIVEKMPETPLAKKKRFVEEYGIDEEDAKVLVSDLDMAEMFEEVVKSLGVNKENVDLAVTWIRNELRRSLQYHKVDLYESGVKAEHIVELIKLIKEGVISQKIAKEIVDLLVINRGKKMPKEIVEELGLTVIKDEDALIKAVEEAIKNNPKAVEDYLNGKKEALNFLMGQVMRLTRGRAEPKRVIELLKEKLDK